The following coding sequences are from one Pseudonocardia sp. HH130630-07 window:
- a CDS encoding DNA-directed RNA polymerase subunit alpha — translation MLISQRPSLSEDVVAETRSRFVIEPLEPGFGYTLGNSLRRTLLSSIPGAAVTSIRIDGVLHEFTTVPGVKEDVTDIILNLKELVVSSEEDEPVTMYLRKQGPGAVTAGDIVPPAGVTVHNPDLHIASLNDKGRLEVELVVERGRGYVPAMQNKATGAEIGRIPVDSIYSPVLKVTYKVEATRVEQRTDFDKLVLDVESKPSITPRDALASAGKTLVELFGLARELNVDAEGIEIGPSPQEADTIAAFAMPIEELDLTVRSYNCLKREGIHTVGELVGRSEADLLDIRNFGAKSIDEVKMKLVGLGLALKDSPPGFDPSAAASDYGVDGDSGFDPGTFGDDGQDYAETEQL, via the coding sequence ATGCTGATCTCTCAGCGACCCTCTCTCTCCGAGGACGTCGTCGCCGAGACCCGGTCGCGGTTCGTCATCGAGCCGCTGGAGCCGGGCTTCGGCTACACCCTCGGCAACTCCCTGCGCCGGACGCTGCTCTCGTCCATCCCCGGCGCCGCCGTCACGTCCATCCGGATCGACGGCGTCCTGCACGAGTTCACCACCGTGCCGGGGGTGAAGGAGGATGTCACCGACATCATCCTGAACCTCAAGGAGCTCGTCGTGAGCTCCGAGGAGGACGAGCCGGTCACCATGTACCTGCGCAAGCAGGGCCCGGGTGCGGTCACCGCCGGCGACATCGTGCCGCCGGCCGGCGTCACCGTGCACAACCCGGACCTGCACATCGCCTCGCTGAACGACAAGGGCCGGCTCGAGGTCGAGCTCGTCGTCGAGCGGGGTCGTGGGTACGTCCCGGCCATGCAGAACAAGGCCACCGGTGCCGAGATCGGCCGCATCCCGGTCGACTCGATCTACTCGCCGGTGCTGAAGGTGACCTACAAGGTCGAGGCCACGCGAGTCGAGCAGCGCACCGACTTCGACAAGCTGGTGCTCGACGTCGAGTCGAAGCCGTCCATCACCCCGCGGGACGCGCTGGCCTCGGCCGGCAAGACCCTGGTCGAGCTGTTCGGCCTGGCCCGCGAGCTGAACGTCGACGCCGAGGGCATCGAGATCGGCCCCTCCCCGCAGGAGGCGGACACCATCGCGGCGTTCGCGATGCCGATCGAGGAGCTGGACCTCACCGTCCGGTCCTACAACTGCCTCAAGCGCGAGGGCATCCACACGGTCGGCGAGCTCGTCGGCCGCAGCGAGGCGGACCTGCTCGACATCCGCAACTTCGGCGCCAAGTCGATCGACGAGGTCAAGATGAAGCTCGTCGGTCTCGGCCTGGCCCTCAAGGACAGCCCGCCCGGGTTCGACCCGTCGGCGGCGGCGAGCGACTACGGCGTCGACGGTGACAGCGGGTTCGACCCCGGCACCTTCGGTGACGACGGTCAGGACTACGCAGAAACGGAGCAGTTGTAG
- the eccB gene encoding type VII secretion protein EccB, with the protein MPPESGPTRVQRAPATRDQVDAYRFGVRRTEAALVRADPVPLHEQIRSQRRAVFAGVLLGLLALGVTALLARNAPATDWQRQALVQGTRTGVLYAVIPDPPRLVPVPDPVVGRLVLAARGQAGAATAVPVAVPDEALATAPRTAPAAVPGAVGVALDGAPVPAAWAVCDTAPSDGPGPGAATVLAGSLGPVPDGPGPALLVTAEGSATYLVHEGRRHRIDPSDPDVMAGLGLRDALVRPVGGGLLSAVPEGPPLRMPDTTGTEIPGLGRVGEVVVVQPLGAPESFYLVTEDGLAPVPVTLADAVLSRSGQGLPTTLPPGQINDVPASRIPGVEAWPVAPPSAGPGPDTPVLCWTWEPGRARVVATARTPVAAGAVTVSLAGADGTGPALDEVVLPPSGPGPLRAGSSDADGPAGGVPWLLASSGALHGIADDPTAAALGIGAAEPAPAEIVRLLPRGGVLDVAEAQEMADVPG; encoded by the coding sequence GTGCCCCCGGAATCCGGCCCCACCCGCGTGCAGCGCGCCCCGGCCACGCGTGACCAGGTCGACGCCTACCGCTTCGGTGTCCGCCGGACGGAGGCCGCGCTCGTCCGTGCCGATCCGGTGCCGCTGCACGAGCAGATCCGCTCCCAGCGCCGGGCCGTGTTCGCCGGTGTGCTGCTCGGGCTGCTCGCGCTGGGGGTCACCGCGCTGCTCGCGCGCAACGCCCCGGCGACCGACTGGCAGCGCCAGGCACTCGTGCAGGGGACGCGGACCGGCGTCCTCTACGCCGTGATCCCCGACCCGCCCCGGCTGGTCCCGGTTCCGGACCCGGTCGTCGGACGGCTGGTGCTGGCCGCCCGCGGCCAGGCCGGGGCGGCGACGGCGGTCCCGGTGGCGGTGCCCGACGAGGCGCTCGCGACGGCGCCCCGCACCGCACCGGCCGCGGTGCCGGGTGCGGTGGGCGTCGCGCTGGACGGCGCACCCGTGCCCGCCGCGTGGGCGGTGTGCGACACCGCTCCGTCGGACGGACCCGGCCCCGGCGCGGCGACCGTGCTCGCGGGGTCGCTCGGGCCGGTCCCGGACGGCCCGGGCCCGGCGCTGCTCGTCACCGCGGAGGGCAGCGCGACCTACCTGGTCCACGAGGGACGCCGGCACCGGATCGACCCGTCCGACCCGGACGTGATGGCCGGGCTCGGGCTGCGCGACGCGCTGGTGCGCCCGGTCGGCGGCGGGCTGCTGTCGGCCGTCCCGGAGGGCCCGCCACTGCGGATGCCGGACACCACCGGCACCGAGATCCCCGGACTCGGCCGGGTCGGGGAGGTCGTGGTCGTCCAGCCGCTGGGGGCGCCGGAGAGCTTCTACCTGGTCACCGAGGACGGCCTCGCGCCGGTCCCGGTGACGCTGGCCGACGCGGTGCTCTCCCGCAGCGGCCAGGGGTTGCCCACGACCCTGCCGCCCGGCCAGATCAACGACGTGCCGGCGTCGCGGATCCCCGGGGTCGAGGCCTGGCCGGTGGCGCCGCCGTCCGCGGGTCCCGGGCCGGACACCCCGGTGCTGTGCTGGACCTGGGAGCCCGGCCGGGCCCGGGTCGTCGCGACCGCCCGGACCCCGGTGGCCGCGGGTGCGGTCACGGTGTCGCTCGCCGGTGCGGACGGGACGGGCCCGGCGCTCGACGAGGTCGTGCTGCCGCCGTCGGGCCCCGGGCCGTTGCGGGCGGGATCCTCCGACGCCGACGGACCGGCGGGCGGGGTGCCGTGGCTGCTGGCGTCGTCCGGGGCCCTGCACGGGATCGCCGACGACCCGACCGCCGCGGCGCTCGGGATCGGCGCGGCCGAGCCGGCCCCGGCGGAGATCGTGCGGTTGCTGCCGCGGGGCGGGGTGCTGGACGTCGCCGAGGCCCAGGAGATGGCCGACGTCCCGGGCTGA
- the rplQ gene encoding 50S ribosomal protein L17 yields MPQPTKGARLGGSPAHQRLILANLATSLFEHGRITTTEAKARRLRPYAERLITKAKAGDLHNRREIMKVIRDKSVVHRLVTEIGPFFSDRNGGYTRITKTMPRKGDNAPMAVIELVQQKTVTDEANRARRAAGSQAATPAAAAPAAADEETTATEAEVTAADEAQEAAEKAVDAAVEAEEVAPGSEAADKAVDAAAAAEEAADEAADAAGSADAKSTKESGS; encoded by the coding sequence ATGCCCCAGCCCACCAAGGGTGCCCGCCTCGGCGGGTCTCCCGCGCACCAGCGGCTGATCCTGGCCAACCTGGCGACCTCGCTGTTCGAACACGGCCGGATCACCACCACCGAGGCCAAGGCCCGGCGGCTGCGTCCGTACGCGGAGCGGCTGATCACCAAGGCCAAGGCCGGCGACCTGCACAACCGGCGCGAGATCATGAAGGTGATCCGCGACAAGTCGGTCGTGCACCGCCTGGTCACCGAGATCGGTCCGTTCTTCTCGGACCGCAACGGTGGCTACACCCGGATCACCAAGACGATGCCGCGCAAGGGCGACAACGCCCCGATGGCGGTCATCGAGCTGGTCCAGCAGAAGACGGTCACCGACGAGGCGAACCGTGCCCGTCGCGCGGCCGGCTCCCAGGCGGCCACCCCGGCCGCCGCGGCCCCGGCTGCGGCGGACGAGGAGACCACGGCCACCGAGGCCGAGGTCACCGCGGCCGACGAGGCCCAGGAGGCCGCCGAGAAGGCGGTCGACGCCGCCGTCGAGGCCGAGGAGGTCGCTCCGGGTTCGGAGGCCGCCGACAAGGCCGTCGACGCCGCCGCAGCCGCGGAGGAGGCCGCCGACGAGGCTGCCGACGCCGCCGGCTCGGCGGACGCGAAGAGCACGAAGGAGTCCGGCTCCTGA
- the eccD gene encoding type VII secretion integral membrane protein EccD yields MTSVLPAPSTVGATTGPWVRVSVLTPRGRADLALPADVPVAELVPMVRELLGRDPAAQRPQAWRFTGPAGGPLPPDATLDELRVRDGELLRLGPTEPAPAPPVLDDAAEAVARAVRDVSDGSAAAPWAGPAAAVLGVAAACLVLSTVDGPLRWLAAAVAAAGTVAALVLAHRAPGTDARTAAGAALCAVPPAATVGPLLLPASFGAGGLLLAVAGAGLAAAAGQAVRRSVSPLLLAVALAATVTAPAVLFHVLLDAPAAAVAVGLAAPALAAGPLLPRIAVRLAGVPAPAVPSDAGGLPDAERLLPGDTLAVRARLARGLYSGTLAGTALPAAGGAATAAATGGWTGALLLVVTAAVLLLRARALADPIAARVLTGTAVVAVAVAAVPAALALGPGLRVAVGCGLLLAVAGAAAAVRTTPSPPARRALDITELILTAATIPAALAAMGLFGLVRGL; encoded by the coding sequence GTGACCAGCGTCCTGCCCGCGCCGTCGACCGTCGGTGCCACCACCGGTCCCTGGGTGCGGGTCTCCGTCCTGACCCCGCGCGGTCGGGCGGACCTGGCCCTCCCGGCGGACGTGCCGGTCGCCGAGCTGGTGCCGATGGTGCGGGAGCTCCTCGGCCGGGACCCGGCGGCGCAGCGCCCGCAGGCCTGGCGGTTCACCGGTCCGGCCGGCGGCCCGCTGCCGCCGGACGCCACCCTCGACGAGCTCCGGGTCCGCGACGGCGAGCTGCTCCGGCTCGGTCCCACCGAACCCGCACCCGCGCCCCCGGTCCTCGACGACGCCGCCGAGGCCGTCGCGCGGGCGGTGCGGGACGTGAGCGACGGCTCCGCGGCCGCGCCGTGGGCCGGCCCGGCCGCGGCCGTGCTCGGCGTCGCGGCGGCCTGCCTGGTCCTGTCCACCGTCGACGGTCCACTGCGGTGGCTGGCCGCGGCGGTCGCGGCGGCCGGGACGGTGGCGGCGCTGGTGCTCGCGCACCGGGCCCCCGGCACCGACGCCCGGACCGCGGCCGGGGCGGCGCTGTGTGCCGTGCCGCCCGCGGCGACGGTCGGCCCGCTGCTGCTGCCGGCGTCGTTCGGGGCCGGCGGGCTGCTGCTCGCGGTGGCCGGTGCCGGGCTCGCCGCGGCGGCCGGGCAGGCCGTGCGCCGGAGCGTGTCGCCGCTGCTGCTCGCGGTCGCGCTGGCCGCCACCGTGACGGCACCGGCCGTGCTCTTCCACGTGCTCCTCGACGCCCCGGCCGCCGCGGTCGCGGTCGGCCTCGCCGCGCCCGCGCTCGCCGCCGGCCCGCTGCTGCCCCGGATCGCGGTCCGGCTCGCCGGGGTCCCGGCGCCGGCGGTGCCCAGCGACGCGGGCGGGCTGCCCGACGCCGAGCGGCTGCTGCCCGGCGACACGCTCGCCGTCCGGGCCCGGCTGGCCCGCGGCCTGTACTCCGGGACGCTCGCCGGTACCGCGCTCCCGGCCGCCGGAGGCGCCGCGACGGCCGCGGCGACCGGCGGCTGGACGGGGGCGCTGCTGCTGGTGGTGACGGCGGCGGTGCTGCTGCTGCGGGCCCGCGCACTGGCCGATCCGATCGCCGCCCGGGTGCTGACCGGGACCGCCGTCGTCGCGGTCGCGGTGGCGGCGGTCCCCGCGGCGCTCGCCCTCGGCCCGGGGCTGCGGGTCGCCGTCGGGTGCGGCCTGCTGCTCGCGGTGGCCGGGGCGGCAGCCGCCGTCCGGACGACGCCGTCGCCACCGGCGCGGCGGGCGCTCGACATCACCGAGCTGATCCTGACCGCGGCGACCATCCCGGCGGCGCTCGCGGCGATGGGCCTGTTCGGCCTGGTCCGCGGCCTGTGA
- the truA gene encoding tRNA pseudouridine(38-40) synthase TruA — protein sequence MRVRLDLAYDGTDFSGWAAQPTRRTVQGVLTEAISTVLRTPLRLTVAGRTDAGVHAHGQVAHVDVPAALDPQIDGLVRRLNRYLPPDVRVRATTRVPDAFDARFSALRRHYRYRVTGAPFGAEPLRARETVAWPHPLDAGPMNAASRLMLGEHDFAAFCKRREGATTVRALQRFDWAAAPDEPGVLVASVSADAFCHSMVRSLVGALFEVGRGHRPVAWPAELLARTARASEVTVAPPHGLSLTGVDYPPPGELAARAEQTRRIRVPGPGAG from the coding sequence GTGCGGGTCCGGCTGGACCTCGCCTACGACGGGACCGACTTCTCCGGCTGGGCCGCCCAGCCGACCCGGCGCACGGTGCAGGGGGTGCTCACCGAGGCGATCTCGACGGTGCTGCGGACCCCGCTGCGCCTCACCGTCGCGGGCCGCACCGACGCCGGCGTGCACGCGCACGGCCAGGTGGCCCACGTCGACGTCCCGGCTGCGCTCGACCCGCAGATCGACGGGCTGGTGCGGCGGCTCAACCGGTACCTGCCGCCGGACGTCCGGGTGCGGGCGACGACCCGGGTCCCGGACGCGTTCGACGCCCGGTTCTCCGCGCTGCGCCGGCACTACCGCTACCGGGTCACCGGTGCACCGTTCGGTGCCGAGCCGCTACGGGCCCGGGAGACCGTCGCCTGGCCGCACCCGCTGGACGCCGGTCCGATGAACGCGGCGTCGCGGCTGATGCTCGGCGAGCACGACTTCGCCGCGTTCTGCAAGCGTCGCGAGGGTGCGACGACCGTCCGGGCGCTGCAGCGGTTCGACTGGGCGGCGGCGCCGGACGAACCGGGCGTGCTGGTCGCCTCGGTCTCGGCGGACGCGTTCTGCCACTCGATGGTCCGCAGCCTGGTCGGTGCGCTGTTCGAGGTGGGCCGCGGGCACCGCCCCGTCGCGTGGCCGGCGGAACTGCTGGCCCGGACGGCGCGGGCCTCGGAGGTCACCGTCGCGCCCCCGCACGGACTGTCGCTGACCGGTGTCGACTACCCACCGCCCGGCGAGCTGGCGGCGCGGGCCGAGCAGACCCGGCGGATCCGGGTGCCGGGCCCGGGCGCCGGCTGA
- a CDS encoding nucleoside deaminase, producing the protein MDPSWLDVAVAEARNGLASGGIPIGAALVGPDGEVLGRGHNRRVQDGDPSAHGETAAFRAAGRQRDYRATTMVTTLSPCWYCSGLVRQFGIGAVLAGEARTFHGGHDWLAEHGVRVQVLDDPRCVEMMTAFVAERPEVWNEDIGVAG; encoded by the coding sequence ATGGACCCGAGCTGGCTGGACGTGGCGGTGGCGGAGGCCCGGAACGGCCTCGCGTCCGGCGGCATCCCGATCGGGGCCGCGCTCGTCGGGCCGGACGGCGAGGTGCTGGGCCGCGGCCACAACCGCCGCGTCCAGGACGGCGACCCGTCGGCGCACGGCGAGACCGCGGCGTTCCGCGCGGCCGGCCGCCAGCGCGACTACCGGGCGACGACGATGGTCACCACGCTCTCCCCGTGCTGGTACTGCTCCGGGCTGGTCCGGCAGTTCGGGATCGGGGCGGTGCTCGCCGGCGAGGCGCGCACGTTCCACGGCGGGCACGACTGGCTCGCCGAGCACGGGGTGCGGGTGCAGGTGCTCGACGACCCGCGGTGCGTCGAGATGATGACGGCGTTCGTCGCCGAGCGTCCCGAGGTCTGGAACGAGGACATCGGCGTCGCCGGGTAG
- the mycP gene encoding type VII secretion-associated serine protease mycosin: MTGRRTAGTGIRVATAAGIVLLAAGPVAVTGPAGAVTSAGPAGAPPGPVAPASAPRTPPGPAAVGPPGGRPVPRTGSGAAVAQVDSGPPGEADGLRQVRGCSNPGTGGPGAAAEAVPRPPDGLATGAGETVAVIDTGVEAVPRLDGRLRGGGDYLAGGDGLDDCDSHGTDVALLLAGAADPRTGTGAGLAPGAGVLSLRQSSLRYTVRDDEGAERPAGEISTLASAIERSVELGASVINVSEVVCVPTDRLDTADAPLRAAVAAASRADVLVVAAAGNLDPSGTCTGDPGLRPLPALYDEVLAVGAVDGADRPAPFSVAGAWVDLAAPGVDLPAPTGPEGSVISGTSYAAPLVAGTAALVRERFPMLSAEQVADRLRATARRPGAGRDDRVGDGVLDPTAALTAEPLLLDPGPGSAVAAGTAGGPWTGYDDAATARAPLPPATPHSPVIPATVAVGAVAATVGALVAVLAALRRRSGGR; the protein is encoded by the coding sequence GTGACCGGGAGGAGGACGGCGGGCACGGGCATCCGGGTCGCCACGGCGGCCGGGATCGTCCTGCTGGCCGCCGGGCCGGTCGCGGTGACCGGACCGGCCGGGGCCGTCACCTCCGCCGGCCCCGCGGGTGCCCCGCCGGGCCCGGTCGCACCGGCGAGCGCGCCGCGCACCCCGCCCGGACCGGCCGCCGTCGGCCCGCCGGGCGGGCGGCCCGTGCCGCGGACGGGATCCGGTGCCGCGGTGGCCCAGGTGGACTCCGGCCCGCCGGGCGAGGCCGACGGGCTCCGGCAGGTCCGTGGGTGCAGCAACCCGGGAACGGGCGGGCCCGGCGCCGCCGCGGAGGCGGTCCCGCGACCGCCGGACGGCCTCGCCACCGGCGCCGGCGAGACGGTCGCGGTGATCGACACCGGGGTCGAGGCGGTCCCCCGCCTCGACGGCCGGTTGCGCGGCGGCGGCGACTACCTCGCCGGCGGCGACGGTCTCGACGACTGCGACAGCCACGGCACCGACGTCGCGCTGCTGCTCGCCGGGGCCGCGGATCCGCGCACCGGGACCGGTGCGGGCCTCGCCCCCGGCGCCGGGGTGCTGTCGCTGCGCCAGTCGTCGCTGCGCTACACCGTGCGCGACGACGAGGGCGCCGAACGTCCGGCCGGCGAGATCTCGACGCTGGCCTCGGCCATCGAGCGGTCCGTCGAGCTGGGCGCATCCGTGATCAACGTGTCCGAGGTGGTCTGCGTACCGACCGACCGGCTGGACACCGCCGACGCACCGCTGCGTGCCGCGGTCGCCGCCGCCAGCAGGGCCGACGTCCTCGTCGTCGCGGCGGCCGGGAACCTCGACCCGTCCGGGACCTGCACCGGTGACCCCGGCCTGCGCCCGCTGCCCGCGCTCTACGACGAGGTCCTTGCCGTCGGGGCGGTCGACGGCGCGGACCGCCCGGCCCCGTTCTCGGTGGCCGGAGCCTGGGTGGACCTGGCCGCGCCGGGAGTGGACCTGCCCGCGCCGACCGGGCCGGAGGGCTCGGTGATCAGCGGGACGTCGTACGCGGCCCCGCTCGTGGCGGGCACCGCCGCACTGGTCCGGGAGCGGTTCCCGATGCTCTCCGCCGAGCAGGTCGCCGACCGGCTCCGCGCGACGGCCCGCCGGCCCGGGGCGGGCCGCGACGACCGGGTCGGCGACGGCGTCCTCGACCCGACCGCCGCGCTCACCGCCGAGCCGCTGCTGCTGGACCCGGGCCCCGGTTCCGCCGTCGCGGCCGGGACCGCCGGGGGCCCGTGGACCGGCTACGACGACGCGGCGACCGCCCGTGCACCGCTCCCCCCGGCCACGCCGCACTCCCCCGTCATCCCGGCGACCGTCGCGGTGGGGGCGGTCGCGGCCACCGTGGGCGCGCTGGTCGCGGTGCTGGCCGCGCTGCGCCGGCGCTCCGGGGGCCGCTGA